One segment of Parvularcula sp. IMCC14364 DNA contains the following:
- a CDS encoding A24 family peptidase codes for MTPEILSVSADFLILALGLTVGSFLNVVIHRGPVIWGLVAREETSGAYTLSTPRSHCPACLQQIRIIHLIPLLGFILSAGKCHTCKEAIAWRYPAVELLAGISALTAVTAYGYTLPALAMFIFFCFLIPLAFIDQQTSLLPDALTLPFMLLGLMANSISLLVPWQDALIGTIAGFLTFWLIGELYYRLRGEDGLGLGDAKLLAGIGGWLGWLALPFVVLLASLAGLMLLGLVRVRGGNLTLTTGLPFGPPLALAAGAVMLLQAFGFAFWQV; via the coding sequence GTGACGCCTGAAATTCTCTCAGTATCAGCCGATTTTCTGATTCTTGCCCTCGGTTTGACTGTTGGCAGCTTTCTGAACGTGGTGATTCATCGCGGGCCGGTGATTTGGGGTCTGGTTGCACGAGAGGAGACGAGCGGCGCCTATACGCTCTCTACGCCACGCTCCCACTGCCCTGCCTGTCTGCAACAGATCAGGATCATCCACCTGATACCGTTGCTCGGGTTTATTCTCTCGGCTGGCAAGTGTCACACTTGCAAGGAGGCCATCGCCTGGCGGTATCCCGCTGTCGAACTGCTTGCCGGCATAAGCGCCCTCACGGCGGTTACGGCATATGGATACACGCTGCCTGCGCTGGCGATGTTTATTTTTTTCTGTTTTCTGATCCCGTTGGCCTTTATTGACCAGCAGACTTCTCTCCTGCCCGATGCCCTGACACTGCCATTTATGCTGCTCGGCCTGATGGCAAACAGCATCTCCCTGCTCGTGCCCTGGCAGGATGCCCTGATTGGCACTATTGCAGGGTTCCTGACATTCTGGCTGATTGGGGAACTTTATTACCGGCTGCGGGGTGAAGATGGCCTCGGTCTGGGGGATGCCAAACTGCTGGCAGGAATTGGCGGCTGGCTGGGCTGGCTGGCACTCCCCTTTGTCGTTCTGCTCGCGTCGCTGGCTGGCCTCATGCTGCTTGGCCTCGTCAGAGTGCGGGGCGGAAACCTCACCCTGACAACAGGATTGCCGTTTGGTCCACCGCTGGCGCTGGCGGCGGGTGCAGTGATGTTGCTGCAGGCTTTTGGCTTCGCCTTCTGGCAGGTTTAG
- a CDS encoding nitronate monooxygenase family protein, with protein sequence MPHRNPAREKFAEIKKRLSIPVVGSPLFIVSNPKLVIAQCKAGIIGSFPALNARPKEALDEWLTEIKSALAAHDAAKPEQPAAPFAVNQIVHRSNDRLMHDLDACVKHKVPIVITSLGAREEVNEAVHSYGGLVFHDVIDIKFAKKAIEKGADGLIPVAAGAGGHAGTMSPFAIMQEIREWFDGPVLLSGCIARGESVLAAEAMGADAGYIGSAFIATHEANAHEGYKNGIVDGNMEDIVYTNYFSGVHGNYHKGSIKAAGMDPDNLPVADPTKMNFNTEQETTAKAWKDIWGSGQGIGAVHEVQSAGDYVAELIAQYKAAREKLLG encoded by the coding sequence ATGCCTCACCGCAATCCGGCACGCGAAAAGTTCGCTGAAATCAAAAAACGACTTTCCATTCCGGTTGTGGGTTCTCCTCTGTTTATTGTCTCTAATCCGAAGCTGGTGATCGCCCAGTGCAAGGCCGGTATCATCGGCTCCTTTCCGGCCCTGAATGCAAGGCCGAAAGAAGCGCTGGATGAATGGCTGACGGAAATAAAATCAGCCCTCGCGGCACACGATGCGGCCAAGCCCGAACAGCCCGCTGCCCCCTTCGCAGTGAACCAGATCGTGCACCGTTCCAATGACCGTTTGATGCATGATCTGGATGCCTGTGTGAAACACAAGGTGCCCATCGTGATCACCTCGCTGGGGGCCCGGGAAGAGGTCAATGAAGCCGTGCACTCCTATGGCGGGCTCGTCTTTCACGATGTGATCGATATCAAGTTTGCCAAAAAAGCGATTGAGAAAGGGGCAGACGGGTTGATCCCGGTGGCCGCGGGGGCTGGCGGCCATGCCGGCACCATGTCACCATTTGCCATCATGCAGGAAATTCGAGAGTGGTTTGACGGGCCTGTTCTGCTTTCTGGCTGTATCGCGCGCGGCGAATCTGTGCTAGCCGCTGAGGCCATGGGGGCGGATGCCGGTTATATCGGCTCGGCTTTTATTGCCACCCATGAAGCCAATGCCCATGAAGGTTACAAGAACGGTATCGTCGATGGCAACATGGAAGATATTGTCTACACGAATTACTTTTCCGGGGTGCATGGTAATTACCATAAGGGTTCGATTAAGGCGGCCGGCATGGACCCCGATAATCTGCCGGTTGCCGACCCGACAAAGATGAATTTCAATACCGAACAGGAAACCACTGCCAAGGCCTGGAAAGACATCTGGGGGTCGGGTCAGGGCATCGGGGCTGTTCATGAAGTTCAGAGCGCTGGCGACTATGTGGCTGAACTGATAGCGCAGTATAAAGCTGCCAGAGAGAAACTGCTGGGCTAA
- a CDS encoding dienelactone hydrolase family protein, translating into MAIVTELIEYTHNGDTLEAFVARNDDNNTAPGVLICHAWAGRAEHEETVARKIAELGYVGIAVDVYGKGIRGTSTEECNALMTPFVEDRAMLQDRLQAALGTAQKQTGN; encoded by the coding sequence ATGGCCATAGTAACGGAACTGATTGAATATACCCATAATGGCGACACACTCGAAGCTTTCGTCGCGCGTAATGACGACAACAACACGGCGCCCGGTGTTCTGATCTGTCATGCCTGGGCGGGACGTGCCGAGCATGAAGAGACTGTCGCGCGCAAAATTGCCGAGCTTGGCTATGTGGGGATCGCCGTGGATGTCTATGGCAAAGGCATTCGAGGCACGTCTACGGAAGAATGTAATGCGCTCATGACCCCGTTCGTGGAAGACAGGGCCATGCTGCAGGATCGGTTACAGGCGGCTCTGGGCACGGCGCAGAAGCAGACTGGCAATTAA
- a CDS encoding class I SAM-dependent methyltransferase, producing the protein MGIYSDHIEPRLVSLACSSPAIAKQRSKVVPLAEGVVLEVGFGSGHNLPFYDEGKVSKLFALEPEQKIRKLAVKRVAESGLDIEYLDLPGEEIPLPDKSVDTVLVTFTMCTIPDLPRAVEGMARVLKPGGRMYFAEHGLAPDAGVVKWQNRLNGVWGCLGGGCNLNRNIPAVITGNGFQMDHLEADYTKGTPRFAGYIYSGSAKAA; encoded by the coding sequence ATGGGCATTTACAGCGACCATATTGAACCCCGGCTGGTCAGTCTGGCCTGCTCTTCACCGGCAATAGCCAAACAGCGGTCAAAGGTGGTGCCCTTGGCGGAAGGGGTCGTGCTCGAAGTCGGGTTCGGGTCCGGGCACAATCTGCCGTTTTATGATGAGGGCAAGGTGTCAAAACTCTTTGCACTGGAGCCGGAGCAGAAAATCAGGAAACTGGCGGTAAAACGCGTGGCTGAATCGGGTCTTGATATTGAATATCTAGATCTGCCGGGAGAAGAAATTCCGTTGCCGGATAAATCCGTTGATACAGTGCTGGTGACCTTCACCATGTGCACAATCCCTGATCTGCCGCGGGCTGTAGAGGGGATGGCACGTGTTCTCAAGCCCGGCGGGCGGATGTACTTTGCCGAGCATGGATTGGCGCCAGATGCCGGGGTCGTCAAATGGCAGAACCGCCTTAATGGCGTCTGGGGCTGCCTTGGCGGCGGCTGTAATCTCAACCGTAACATTCCCGCCGTTATCACCGGGAATGGTTTTCAGATGGATCATCTGGAGGCGGATTATACCAAAGGCACCCCCCGGTTTGCGGGTTATATCTATTCAGGCAGCGCAAAAGCCGCCTGA
- a CDS encoding DUF885 family protein, with protein MTLALAACETTPASTNAAPTITAESRAAESERLFVWFEDVFEEGVSRSPLYQTQLGRKTDNDKWDQATDEQAAADLAWQLAKLEELRTSFDLDQLDVAGKLNYRLYEFGVQQAERSFAFRENGYVFTQRGGAHANIPPFLINFHRVESIEDAEAYITRLETFDTYLDQNREEFEERAGKGVLPPKWAFPQMLRTARNVISGAPFDGGDPSALMADFSAKIDKLDIDEAAKSNLNARAARALSTEVKPAYERLIETFRQLEKQATNDDGVWKLPDGEGYYNARIAASTTTDLTADEIHAIGLRELERLHGDMRSIMAQVGFDGTLQEFFAFLRTDPQFYYPNTDEGRQQYLDRATDVIDDMKARLDTLFITKPKADLIVKRVEPFREQAAGIAFYNRPAEDGSRPGIYYVNLYDMATMPIFQLEAIAYHEGAPGHHMQIAIGQELDGVPRFRRFGGYGAYIEGWGLYSEELPKEIGLYQDPYQDFGRLGLEAWRAVRLIVDTGLHYKKWTREEAIDFMVNNAPLSEEQARKETERYVVTPGQATSYMIGKLKIMELRARATQELGEDFDLREFHEVILANGAVPLTILDELVTAWIAEKKG; from the coding sequence ATGACACTGGCGCTTGCCGCCTGTGAGACAACACCGGCATCAACGAATGCCGCGCCGACTATCACGGCCGAGAGCAGGGCCGCTGAATCAGAGCGGCTGTTTGTCTGGTTTGAGGATGTGTTTGAAGAAGGCGTATCGCGCTCGCCCCTTTATCAAACGCAACTGGGCCGCAAAACCGATAACGACAAATGGGATCAGGCAACGGATGAACAGGCGGCTGCTGATTTGGCATGGCAACTGGCGAAGCTGGAAGAATTGCGGACCAGTTTCGACCTTGACCAACTCGATGTTGCGGGGAAGCTGAACTATCGGCTGTATGAATTTGGCGTGCAGCAGGCGGAGCGCAGTTTTGCTTTCCGCGAGAACGGTTATGTCTTCACCCAGCGCGGCGGCGCACATGCCAATATTCCTCCGTTCCTCATCAATTTCCACCGTGTCGAGAGTATTGAAGACGCTGAAGCCTATATCACCCGGCTGGAGACCTTTGATACCTATCTCGATCAGAACCGTGAAGAGTTTGAAGAACGCGCTGGCAAAGGCGTACTCCCGCCGAAATGGGCTTTCCCACAAATGTTGCGAACGGCACGTAATGTCATTTCAGGTGCGCCGTTTGATGGAGGGGACCCCTCTGCGCTGATGGCAGACTTTAGCGCAAAAATTGACAAGTTAGATATAGATGAGGCCGCAAAGTCAAACCTGAACGCACGGGCAGCGCGCGCCCTGAGTACAGAAGTAAAACCAGCCTATGAGCGGCTCATCGAGACATTCAGGCAGCTTGAAAAACAGGCAACGAATGATGATGGCGTCTGGAAACTGCCGGATGGGGAGGGCTATTACAACGCCCGCATTGCCGCGAGCACGACGACTGATCTGACAGCAGACGAAATTCATGCAATAGGCTTGCGTGAGCTGGAGCGCCTGCATGGCGATATGCGCTCTATCATGGCGCAGGTTGGTTTTGACGGCACGCTGCAGGAGTTTTTCGCGTTTTTACGCACTGACCCGCAATTTTACTATCCGAATACGGATGAGGGGCGCCAGCAATATCTGGACCGGGCAACCGACGTCATTGATGATATGAAGGCCCGGCTTGATACATTGTTTATTACCAAGCCCAAAGCAGACCTTATCGTCAAACGGGTAGAGCCATTCCGGGAGCAGGCGGCGGGTATCGCCTTTTATAACCGACCGGCAGAAGATGGCTCACGGCCCGGCATTTATTATGTGAACCTGTATGACATGGCGACTATGCCCATCTTCCAGCTTGAAGCGATCGCCTATCATGAAGGCGCGCCCGGTCACCATATGCAGATTGCTATCGGGCAGGAACTCGACGGTGTGCCGCGCTTCCGGCGCTTTGGTGGATATGGTGCCTATATTGAAGGGTGGGGATTGTACTCCGAGGAGTTGCCAAAAGAGATCGGTCTCTATCAGGACCCATATCAGGATTTCGGGCGACTGGGTCTGGAGGCCTGGCGGGCAGTAAGGCTGATTGTGGATACCGGGCTGCATTACAAAAAGTGGACGCGCGAAGAGGCCATCGACTTCATGGTCAATAATGCACCGCTCTCAGAGGAACAGGCGCGCAAGGAGACAGAGCGCTATGTCGTTACGCCGGGGCAGGCAACGTCTTATATGATCGGCAAGCTGAAAATCATGGAATTGCGCGCGAGGGCTACGCAGGAACTGGGCGAAGATTTTGATCTGCGGGAGTTTCATGAAGTGATCCTTGCCAATGGTGCCGTACCGCTGACCATTCTCGATGAACTGGTCACGGCATGGATCGCGGAAAAGAAAGGCTGA